The nucleotide sequence AAAGATTGCATCAAACTACATGAAAAAAGAACTTTGGTCTGATCTTGTTGCAGCACTACCACTTCCTCAGGTATATTCCTgatattcatttttaattatcaaTATGAATCATTTCACCCTCAAAGGGCATCGTCACAAGTGGTTTTCTACACTTCTATCTTTACTTATAGTAAACCAGCCAAAGAATGTCGCAATAATGCCTAAGTTACACCTTAAATTCGGAAATCGTGTTTATTCATTGAAGAAATAGTTAATATGTTTGAAAACGTCCATAAAGTGCGAGTGAGTACAAAACATGTTTAAATGTTATGTGTTTGTTTGTAGGGACAGTTGTAAATCCTGAAAGAATGTATTAGCCGTTCTTCgcataattaaaatatgaattttatggTTTCCAAACATGGCTAACAATTTGATAATTCATATATAACGTTAGGTACTCATTTGGGCTGTAATTCCAAATATAAAGGGGTCAGAAATGATTGCATCAAGGCATGTAGTTCGCCTGGTGTCCATTTTCCAGTACCTATTGAGGCTGTATCTTATTTATCCTCTATCATCTAAGATAACCAAGGCAAGTGGAGTAATGATGGAAAAAGCTTGGGCTGGTGCAGCTTATTATTTGACACTCTATATGCTTGCTAGTCATGTAAGTCACTCTTCCGAAAAATGTTTTTCATAATACTTGTGATCAAAATGGACATTgtgtctgtttggattgacttatttgagcttacgTACTGGTACGAGCATTTGTGATACTGTTTGATgtacttatttgagcttatttacTAACATCAGTATTTTTGCGATTATTTGGGAGAATTTACCAAAACTTATAACATGTCCATAAattgtttttagcttatttccataagttctataggataacttatgaaaacagcttagaattagatgaaaacaatttgagTTTAATAGtgtatacataagcacttagaTGATACATACACACTTATGCTATACGCACTTCCTTGCTTCTGATTCATTTCttaaccttttctttatttcaaaaagGTTTTAGGATCTACTTGGTACCTGTTATCAATTGAAAGACAAGATGAATGTTGGAAGAAAGCATGTACCCTTCAATATCCACATTGTCAGTATCATTATCTTGATTGTCAAAGCTTAAGTGATCCAAATAGGAATGCTTGGCTTAAATCAAGCAATCTATCAGGTCTATGTGATCAGAACAGTCATTTCTTTCAGTTTGGAATTTTTGATGATGCTGTGACTTTGGAAATAACTAGCTCAAACTTCTTAACCAAGTACTATTATTGTCTTTGGTGGGGATTAAGGAATCTAAGGTAACTcaaattttggatgaaaaaaGTTTGATAATTTCTTGAAGCAAAAACTTTGTCCATATTTATTCTAACCAATTCTACGATAAATTTGCAGTTCTTCAGGAGAGAATCTCTTAACAAGTACACATGTTGCAGAGATAAATTTCGCTGTGATTGTTGCAATTCTTGGATTGGTCCTTTTTGCACTGCTCATAGGAAATATGCAAGTATGTATAATGATTTCAGTCTATTAATTAGTGTCATGATCCTTTCAGTGATATATGTATGTCCTGCTTAGATAAACGGTTCACTTAaatgtttatcatataagtgcttgcATAAGCAATTTCTACTACAAAAGATAAAACAGCTTAAGCTATACTAGAGAggttatatgaaaataaaacagcttatggacatgcTACAAACTGCTTTCATAAGCTCTCCTAAACAGTCTTACAAGTGTTTATGCCGGGTGTTAAACTCAAATAACTCGGTCCAAACATGatgttactttattttttttctcattaacAGACGTACCTTCAATCCACCACTATACGGCTGGAAGAGTGGCGAATCAGAAGGACGGATACAGAAAGATGGATGCATCACAGACAGCTCCCTCATTACCTGAAGGAAAATGTTCGACGCCATGACCAATTTAGATGGGTAGCTACTCGTGGAGTTGACGAGGAAGCAATTCTTAGAGACCTTCCTGTTGATCTAAGACGAGACATTAAACGCCACCTTTGCCTTAATCTAGTTAGACAGGTAAGTAAATCTTTGTTTTCATCTTTGCATCTGTATGTGCTTTTTATTTCGCAGTTTGCGATTGTGAAATCAAACGACTTAGATTACACATTCACTATGTCAATTTTAAACGATCTCGACAATTGATTTAGATTAGACGGTTATGTTGGGAATCTGTTTCCGCACTACTCTACGAGCAAATaagattttaacttttaaaatcaCGCTCACAGTAACAATTGTGGTCTCAATCTCTGATATTCCAAAAATTCATGGTCAAATTTGATCAATGCGATCACAATTTTGGTTGCATAAATGTGATCATTGATAAATAAAGAATCTTGATGTCTCCACTCTTGACAATCACATACCTTTTATTTAGAAACCATGCATGCgacatttttttatgtttttgacatGTTGCTTGGGAAACAAGTATACAAAATAAGAATGAAGTACTAACTGGAAACTATTTGCACAGGTACCACTATTCGATCAGATGGATGACAGGATGTTAGATGCAATATGTGAAAGGCTAAAACCAACTCTATGCACTCCAGGAACTTGCATAGTTCGCGAAGGCGATCCTGTCGACGAAATGCTCTTCATCGTTCGAGGACGTTTAGATTCTTGCACGACCAACGGTGGAAGAACTGGTTTTTTCAACACCTGCAGAATAGGCTCAGGCGACTTCTGCGGTGAAGAGCTTTTACCATGGGCCTTAGACCCTCGTCCGACCGCTGTGCTTCCTTCATCAACTCGCACAGTGAGAGCCATCACCGAAGTGGAAGCATTTGCACTCATTGCCGAGGATTTAAAGTTTGTAGCAGCACAATTCCGCCGGTTACATAGCAAACAACTGAGACAAACCTTTAGATTCTATTCACATCAGTGGAGGACATGGGCTGCATGTTTTATACAAGCAGCTTGGTTTCGGTATAAGAGAATGAAAGAGACAAATGAGGTTAAGGAAAAGGAGAATCTTATGATGATGTCAAATGTGAAATATTATGGAAATGATGATTCTCAATATTTCTCTGCACCTCTGCAGGTGCCAAAAGGATCAAGTTATTCAATGTATTCTGGAAAACTAGTAGGTAGTCTAAGGAGAGGAAGAAGCATGAGATATGGTTCTGAACTTGATATGCTTGGTACATTAAGGAAGCCTATTGAACCAGATTTTAATGATGATGGTGATTAAAGGAAATTAAGGAATGAAAAGTTGTTTGTATGGAAAATgtttattaatgattagtaTTAATTAGCATCATTGGTAGCAGATTATTTGTTCTGCTTATTAGTTAAATTAGTTATAGTAATACTTTGTAACTATGCAGAACTTATATCAATATTAGGCTAGGGTCAATGATGGAATTAGGAGAAATTTTTGCATGAATAAACCATTTGACAATGGCTATTAAGAGTTTTGTATTAGATGTAATATGAATtgaaaaagtatttataaataGACTATATTTCTCATTTTACAAATGAGTTGATTTTGAAGGCGGGATATATATGTTGGGAATTCGgactcaaaatcacaccaatacaaactatgatgtgtggagtaaaGGAAAATAGTAGCCAATATCAAAGTgaacacaagcaacaacaataataacaacatctagatctaatctagtaatcaaagtaaaaagctcaaaaccacaaccaaaagataaagagagaagagaaacaaacacaccaaagattgttgacccagttcggtccaacttgacctaatctgggggagagattgatctctccaatccactatcaaagagttcttacaaagagatacaaatgggttacaagaaattagcttcaacaagctcacaatgaacaaccctaatttctacctatTTTCCCAATCTcgccaatgaacaagacactcaatgattttcactcacccaaggtgtttacaatgtttcccaacctaAGAGAACCCCTCAAGAGAacctaatcaaagaccctcaaccctaaagttacctcctttgatttccctagtttctctctcttgaagCTCTTCccaaaaaatgaagaatgaagcCTTATAATAGTGTTCAGGAATACGCagcatcgtgccacgttttgagcccatcgtgccacgatggagttGGTAGCAGTACAATACTTGATCTTATCTCCTGCATGGTGCCACATTGCTCCTGCATCGTGCCATGTTCCTCTtggatcgtgccacgatttttccagtggcAACCCAAAATCTGAACCAttcaatcgtgccacgttgccctGCAAACGTGCCATGATTTTTTCAAACTTCCACATCAATTTTGAGACACATTTCAACAATATATTCTAAGTTGGAAGTAGAGCATGTCAAACTTCAATCGTTAAGGTTATGTTTGTGAGTTCTGAGGGGGAAATTTTGGATAAAAGAAAGGAGAATAAAAGCAAAATGGAAGGATTGATAGTCTCTCAACTTGAATAGAAggttttaattttcttcataatacaaaattttaCAGAGAAGGAGAAAAGCAAAATGGAAGAAATGATTGTTCACATTgtaaaacaacaatttattttttgattaattttttttaagagttaaattttaaaaaatatgtttaaagaGGAGTATTTTTGTAACACATACATGGTTGTGTCATTAATCACTTCGACTACTTCTTTAAtcacaaaaatatgttttttatctagtactaaaaattaattttttaaagtgaataagtggagtgttCGGGGATTAAACCCCTCCcatgcatataatatacaaggtccctaccaactgagtcaAGTTCATATCGACTcacaaaaatatatgttattaacCTCCTATTTCATATATATCTTATTAACCACTTAAAGTACCCCATTAACCACCAAAgaacaagttttttttgttgactaaaccaaaatacaatttattactttttttagaggaaaatgcaaattattattttacataGTTACAAAATGACATAAGTGTATAGAATAACATTATTCTTGGAATATGACACTTTCACATACAAAAGCTTGTATGTGGTGTGGTGAAGCATACACTCATGATCAACATTTGATGTTGATAACTTCCTTATCCAACAGACAGTAACATTGCTAAAGAACTGTCTATGTGGAATGGAAGTTGGATAATACTGATCCTTTTaacttaaaagaaagaaaaatgtgaGTCCAAATTCACAAACCATGTTACGTAACATGAATATCTTCCTAAAGTTGCTACAAGGTTTAGTGGTCCATGATGTGAATGTTAGCCAAAACTAGCAAATACAGTGAACAATCTGTGCTATAGTCATTTGCCaaaactagattttttttatttacaagaTAAGTTGACTGATTTGGAGAAAGCAACTTCATGCTTACCCTATCTTTATTCTCAAACATTTtagagtaattttttatttttattttgcttaaaATGCACTCATGGTCCTCTTAtttaaaaatccattttttgtttccctagttaatatttttcaaaattttggtcataattcatctcattttttggtttttttatgaCGATGCAAATTCATTTATAACGTGAGAAcatttatttaacatttttttttaacatggaTATTTAGTGTGGCCTAATAAGTGCCATTACATCATAAGGGAATAGACCATATGATAAAAAATGAGATAGAAGACCAAaattcagaagaagaaaaaattaaaaaaggaacCAAACAAGATCTTGTTTTCCTGCTGTGACAAAAAAacgatttttaaaatagagaaatcaaaacttagtttttgaaaatagagAACCAAAAGTGTATTTAAGTTTTTGAGTAAAATGTTAAAAGTGCAAAATTATGGCACTATTCTTTATTGAGTGAATCACAGATCTAGTTCTCAAATTGTTGATCTCAAGTAATTTAATCtcttaaattaacaaaattatcataaaattaaagtgaattgattttgtaaaattgattttaaagtgGTTTTGCTTTAATAAGAATTGATTTCGAGcgaattaattttgtaaaattgattatgactaAAGTGAGTTGGAGATAAAGTAGTTCGTGATTaaatacattcatgtaaaagtaacttgaattataaatttatgCGTTAAAATTAATTCTAGAATCATAAACTACAAAAGTACCTAAGTAGAATTCCTTTTAGTCTCCAAAattgatttctaaaaaaatgCCAAACAAAATTTTATGGAGTTAGAAttgcttttgacacttgaaAAACACTTCTAAGACATCTAAAAGTGAAACCACATTCCTTTTTGATTAATCCATTTCTATGAAATACatacactcctcggattaggcgtatCCCGGTGTCAAACACGACATAATTACAATAagttatgtgattttctcaaatttttagTGGTGTCGATGTGTTAGTGTCCGTATATGTGCTTTATAGATCAATTTTGTCTATGACAGTTCTAAATGGACTAATGTGATCAATGATTTTAATTTCAGATATCATTTTAAAAGTTCGTTAATTTCAGGACAAAATTTGTCAGTAGTGCTAACCCTACCATCTCATGCTCTCCTCCTTCTCTTTTCTCCACGAGGATCACAAGGAGTTCTTTCAACCACTAGCATTTGATAGATGATACCACACCAGGACCATGATACTGGTTATCCTATTGTCCTCAAATGCATGTGACACATGATCCATTAACTTCTACTTTGAATCCCATGTGTCCCTTTATAACACATGTCAATATTGAACACAAAAGGACCTACAAACTGAAGTATGCCCCCCTCTCCCCCAGGTTTATTTTGGAATAATATGTTAGGTGAACATGCTATTCAAAAAATGGTTTAAGGTCATATAGGTTCTGCTGAAAATGCTATGTTGAATACGATGTGTATGATATgattgattggttttgtgtgtTGCTACTTTGCTCAGTCTAATAGCACTGAAAAGTATATGGATAAAGGCATAAAATATTTAGTGTGCAAAGGAAGTATTGACAGAGTCacaacattgataataatttagGAAGATATGATAATTGAACGTAACCGCATGTATTGGACATGCTTTAATTTGAAATATCGGTGCTACATATTTAGAAATAGATTACTTAAAGGGGTAAAATTAGTTGTCATTGACTAATAAGTTCAGAAGCCCCTAGTACTTACAACTTAGAAGGGAAATCAGTTTTCAAAAGAAGGGTACAAAgtaatttcacattttttttcagGTCAATCCCAGTACTTTACAAATGAAATTTCTTCCAGGAAGAAAAACAGAATAGGGATATTCCACAATAGCTTCTTTCCACCTCCAAAATTCTATCTAGTCTCGTCTTCCTTGCACATCAAGTAACCTAAACTCTCAGCTACCTTGAGATGTTATACTCTTCAGGATAGGCTAGCTCTTGTTCCA is from Medicago truncatula cultivar Jemalong A17 chromosome 1, MtrunA17r5.0-ANR, whole genome shotgun sequence and encodes:
- the LOC11433273 gene encoding protein CNGC15a isoform X1; this translates as MASVISRAVRFHDDLEKEKLQEGEESHMEMRAYEMSSEYKHGKDAINKPSSNGRGLSRVFSEDYDAGEILVFDPRGPRINLWNKIFLAACLISLFVDPLFFYLPVAKKEKCIDMSIGLEVSLTIIRTFVDAFYIIHIYIRFQTAYIAPSSRVSGRGELIIDSSKIASNYMKKELWSDLVAALPLPQVLIWAVIPNIKGSEMIASRHVVRLVSIFQYLLRLYLIYPLSSKITKASGVMMEKAWAGAAYYLTLYMLASHVLGSTWYLLSIERQDECWKKACTLQYPHCQYHYLDCQSLSDPNRNAWLKSSNLSGLCDQNSHFFQFGIFDDAVTLEITSSNFLTKYYYCLWWGLRNLSSSGENLLTSTHVAEINFAVIVAILGLVLFALLIGNMQTYLQSTTIRLEEWRIRRTDTERWMHHRQLPHYLKENVRRHDQFRWVATRGVDEEAILRDLPVDLRRDIKRHLCLNLVRQVPLFDQMDDRMLDAICERLKPTLCTPGTCIVREGDPVDEMLFIVRGRLDSCTTNGGRTGFFNTCRIGSGDFCGEELLPWALDPRPTAVLPSSTRTVRAITEVEAFALIAEDLKFVAAQFRRLHSKQLRQTFRFYSHQWRTWAACFIQAAWFRYKRMKETNEVKEKENLMMMSNVKYYGNDDSQYFSAPLQVPKGSSYSMYSGKLVGSLRRGRSMRYGSELDMLGTLRKPIEPDFNDDGD